Proteins encoded within one genomic window of Acomys russatus chromosome 5, mAcoRus1.1, whole genome shotgun sequence:
- the Foxi2 gene encoding forkhead box protein I2 — protein sequence MPGFCDGLGSCSVPPGLARAVAHPSGYGRADLGSGRRLWVNSAALSPAPYAAGPGPAPSYAAAALAAPGSLLSAAGGLAGADLAWLSLSGQQELLRLVRPPYSYSALIAMAIQSAPLRRLTLSQIYQYVAGNFPFYKRSKAGWQNSIRHNLSLNDCFKKVPRDENDPGKGNYWTLDPNCEKMFDNGNFRRKRRRRGETSGATAAGTNSPGGASLEPPLRVLASQDLQTSPSPPAPETTSCLSDFSTAVGALAGSFGTVPDGLTRDFSLRRVPTVAAHGPQIPNTVPSLASVHQTGATGFRAGHLVYTQEGTEV from the exons ATGCCTGGGTTTTGCGACGGCCTGGGTTCCTGCTCGGTCCCGCCCGGCCTGGCCAGGGCCGTCGCGCATCCCTCGGGCTATGGCCGTGCGGATTTGGGCTCTGGCCGGCGCCTGTGGGTGAACTCGGCTGCACTCAGCCCGGCGCCCTATGCAGCGGGACCGGGACCGGCACCATCCTATGCAGCGGCGGCCCTCGCGGCCCCGGGTTCGCTCCTCAGCGCAGCAGGCGGCCTGGCGGGCGCAGATCTTGCCTGGCTGAGCTTGTCCGGACAGCAGGAGCTGCTGAGGCTGGTACGGCCGCCTTACTCCTATTCCGCGCTGATCGCCATGGCCATCCAGAGCGCGCCATTGCGCAGGCTGACGCTCAGCCAGATCTACCAGTACGTGGCTGGCAATTTCCCCTTCTACAAGCGCAGCAAGGCGGGCTGGCAGAACTCCATCCGCCACAACCTGTCGCTCAATGATTGCTTTAAGAAGGTGCCTCGAGATGAGAACGACCCAG GTAAAGGCAACTACTGGACGCTGGACCCAAACTGCGAGAAAATGTTTGACAATGGGAACTTccgaaggaagaggaggaggagaggagagaccagCGGGGCCACTGCAGCTGGaaccaacagcccaggaggaGCCTCACTGGAGCCACCGCTGCGTGTCTTGGCTTCCCAGGACTTGCAGACCTCACCATCCCCGCCTGCACCTGAGACCACCTCTTGCCTCTCCGACTTCTCCACGGCCGTGGGCGCCCTGGCTGGCAGCTTTGGCACCGTCCCCGATGGCCTGACCCGTGACTTCTCTTTAAGAAGGGTGCCAACCGTGGCTGCCCACGGTCCTCAGATCCCTAACACCGTGCCTAGCCTGGCCTCTGTCCATCAGACAGGGGCTACCGGCTTTAGGGCGGGTCACCTAGTCTATACCCAGGAAGGGACTGAAGTTTGA